A genomic segment from Dehalococcoidales bacterium encodes:
- the argB gene encoding acetylglutamate kinase produces the protein MNNVIVVKIGGATLGSHDTALEDIVQLQRQGKELIVVHGGGKLITEWLEKQGIATRFVQGERVTDQPTLEIVISVLAGLVNKDIVASINGLGGRAAGISGVDGSLIEGRIRDPEKGYVGEVVKVNGAILESLLESGFIPVVAPIGLNAPARPAVTPPILNFNADTIAGEIAAAVAAERLIFLTDVDGVRGQSGKLLTELSPGEAEALVASGVASGGMIPKVKACLRALANTPATCIIDGRHPHALLRQIEGEGSGTTIQK, from the coding sequence TTGAATAACGTTATTGTGGTCAAGATTGGTGGCGCCACCCTGGGCAGTCATGACACCGCTCTTGAAGATATTGTCCAGCTTCAGCGGCAGGGCAAAGAACTGATTGTAGTGCATGGCGGCGGTAAACTGATAACCGAGTGGCTGGAAAAACAGGGCATCGCCACCAGGTTCGTCCAGGGGGAAAGAGTGACCGACCAGCCGACCCTGGAGATAGTGATTTCTGTGCTGGCAGGGCTGGTCAACAAGGATATCGTGGCCTCGATTAACGGCCTGGGGGGAAGGGCAGCCGGTATCAGCGGCGTGGATGGTTCCCTTATCGAAGGCAGGATTAGAGACCCGGAAAAAGGCTACGTTGGTGAAGTGGTTAAAGTCAACGGCGCTATTCTGGAGTCCCTCCTGGAATCGGGCTTTATTCCGGTAGTCGCCCCGATAGGTCTCAACGCCCCCGCCAGACCGGCCGTCACCCCGCCGATCCTGAATTTTAACGCTGACACCATCGCAGGGGAAATCGCGGCGGCGGTTGCCGCGGAAAGACTCATCTTTCTGACTGATGTAGACGGTGTCAGGGGCCAATCCGGCAAGCTGCTAACGGAGCTATCCCCCGGCGAAGCCGAAGCTCTGGTAGCTTCAGGGGTAGCTTCAGGAGGCATGATACCCAAGGTTAAGGCTTGCCTCAGGGCTTTAGCGAACACTCCGGCAACCTGCATCATCGACGGACGGCATCCTCA